The genomic DNA gtgtgtgtctgtgtgtgtgtgtgtgtgtgtgtgtgtgtctgtgtgtgtgtgtgtgtctgtgtgtgtttgtgtgtgtgtgtgtttgtgtgtgtgtgtgtgtgtgtgtttgtgtgtgtgtgtctgtgtgtgtgtgtgtgtgtgtgtgcgtgtctgtgtgtgtgtgtgtctgtgtgtgtttgtgtgtgtgtgtttgtgtgtgtgtgtttgtgtgtgtgtttgtgtgtgtgtctgtgtgtgtctgtgtgtgtctgtgtgtgtttgtgtgtgtgtgtgtttgtgtgtgtgtgtgtgtgtgtttgtgtgtgtgtgtctgtgtgtgtgtgtgtgtgcgtgtctgtgtgtgtgtgtatgtgtgtgtatgtgtatgtgtgtgtatttgtgtgtgtgtatttatgtgtgtgtatttgtatgtgtatgtgtatgtgtatgtgtgtatgtgtgtgtgtgtgtgtgtgtatgtgtatgtgtgtgtatgtgtatgtgtgtgtatttatgtgtgtgtgtatttgtgtgtgtgtgtgtatgtgtgtctgtgtgtgtgtgtgtatttgtgtgtgtatgtgtgtgtgtgtgtatgtgtatgtgtgtgtatgtgtatgtgtggttatttctgtgtgtgtgtatttatgtgtgtgtgtatttgtatgtgtgtgtgtgtatgtgtatgtgtgtgtatgtgtatgtgtgtgtatttatgtgtgtgtgtatttgtgtgtgtgtgtatgtgtatgtgtgtgtgtatttgtgtgtgtgtgtgtgtgtgtatgtgtgtctgtgtgtgtgtgtgtatgtgtatgtgtgtgtgtgtgtatgtgtgtgtgtatgtgtgtgtgtgtatgtgtatgtgtatgtgtgtgtatttgtgtgtgtgtgtctgtgtgtgtgtttgtgtgtgtctgtgtgtgtgtgtctgtgtgtgtttgtgtgtgtgtgtttgtgtgtgtgtctgtgtgtgtgtatgtgtgtgtgtatgtgtgtgtgtgtatgtgtatgtgtatgtgtgtgtatttgtgtgtgtgtgtgtgtctgtgtgtgtgtgtctgtgtgtgtttgtgtgtgtgtgtttgtgtgtgtctgtgtgtgtctgtgtgtgtgtgtgtctgtgtgtgtttgtgtgtgtgtgtgtgtgtttgtgtgtgtgtctgtgtgtgtgtgtgtgtgtgtgtgtgtgtgtctgtgtgtgtttgtgtgtgtgtgtgtttgtgtgtgtgtgtgtgtgtgtttgtgtgtgtgtctgtgtgtgtgtgtgtgtgtctgtgtgtgtgtgtctgtgtgtgtttgtgtgtgtgtgtttgtgtgtgtgtttgtgtgtgtgtctgtgtgtgtgtgtgtgtgtttgtgtgtgtgtgtgtgtctgtgtgtgtgtgtgtgtgtgtgtttgtgtgtgtgtgtgtgtttgtgtgtgtgtgtgtgtgtgtgtgtttgtgtgtgtgtgtgtgtgtgtgtgtgtgtgtgtgtttgtgtgtctgtgtgtgtgtgtgtgtgtgtgtttgtgtgtgtgtgtgtgtttgtgtgtgtgtgtgtgtgtgtgtgtgtttgtgtgtgtgtgtgtgtgtgtgtgtgtgtgtgtttgtgtgtctgtgtgtgtgtgtgtgtgtgtgtgtgtgtctgtgtgtgtctgtgtgtgtgtgtgtgtgtgtgtgtgtgtgtgtctgtgtgtgtgtgtgtgtgtgtttgtgtgtgtgtgtgtgtttgtgtgtgtgtgtgtgtgtgtgtgtgtttgtgtgtgtgtgtgtgtgtgtgtgtgtgtgtttgtgtgtctgtgtgtgtttgtgtgtctgtgtgtgtgtgtgtgtctgtgtgtgtgtgtgtgtgtgtgtgtgtgtgtgtgtctgtgtgtgtttgtgtgtgtgtgtgtgtgtgtgtttgtgtgtgtgtgtttgtgtgtgtgtgtgtgtgtgtgtgtgtgtgtgtgtgtttgtgtgtctgtgtgtgtgtgtgtgtgtgtctgtagtaaTAACTAAGATGAAGAAGGTTTATGTTGCTGAAGCAGAAGGAAGCACATCTCCTCCATACATGACTGTTCTGTTTTCTACTTGTTGGTCTTTTTGGAGGTTTGATGCTTCGTGTCTGTGATCACGTAGACTGTCActgagcgggggggggggggggggggggggggggggggagctgtACAAGACTGATAGATGACAGGAAGTggtgttttgtggttttaaggGGTGAAAATCAACAGGAAGCAGAAAGTGATCTGAAGTCAAACAGCATCTATATCTATGAGAGTAAAGAGCAGAAACTTTTAGTTTAAGTGTCGGATTAAATCATTTAACTGTTCATCTTTCTACATCTGAAGAACTCTGAATCCTGATTGGtgagttttattaaatataaatgaaaataaaataaaaaacaatctggttaaagtcacttttctgaacagtgacttcaaccagctgTTGACTGAATCTGACTGAGTTTATAACAATGGGGTTAAGATATTatctatttatgttttgtttttggttgataagaacctaaataaataaaaagctttattgtcattatattcaacatataatgagattacagcTGCCACACTTTGTACTTTCTGTACAACCAGATAAATGAACATAGTAGGAAGATATTGCACTTAATAAGATCAAAAGaatgaaatagaataaataaaagaatgaatagAAACAAGCAGCAGTCAACAGTATTGTACAAGatcattgtttgttttagttcTTATGGCCCAGGGAAATAAAGTGTCAGTCCCGTCTCTAGTCGTGATGAACCAACCACAGTggtgtcatctgcaaacttaATGAGGTGTTGGAGGGATGGGAGGGGGTTCAATGCACCCAGGTACTGAGTGTGAGCTTCACTGATTGTGTTCTGTTGGTGAGGAAGTTCTTAATCCATGAgcaggtggagggggggggggggggggggggggggggtatgtaagTCCAGCAGTTTATTAATCAAGATGTCAGGGAGACTTGTGTTAAAGGCTGAGCTGAAAGCAATGAATAGCACTCTGACATAGTTCCCTGGGTGTTCCAGGTGGCTCAGTGTGGTGTAGAGAGTGATGGAGATAGCGTCCTCAGTGGAGCAGTCTGCCCTGTAGGCAAACTGAAAGGGATCAAATGCTGGGGGAAGGCAGTCCTTAATGTGCCGTGAGACCAGCCTCTCAATACACTTCATCACCACCGATGTGAGGGCAATGGGCCTGAAGTTATTCATGCTGCTGTTGGCTGGTGTTTTGGGAGCGGAGATGATGATGGCTGATTTTAGGCAGGCTGGGACGAAGGCTTGAGACAGGGTGAGATAGAAGATCCTGGTAAAGATCTCCGATAGTTCATCAGCACACGCCACAAGTACATTTCTGGGTGCTCCGTCAGGCCCAGCAGCCTTCCTCTGGTTCACTGACCTGAGTACACATCTCACTTGGTGCTGCTGTAGAGTTAATGAGGTGCTGCTGAAGGCTGGAGGGGGCGCCATCGATCTGCTAGCCTCAAAACCAGCAAAGACATTGTTGAGTTGACAGTCGTGGTGATGAGCTGAAATGACCCTCAATTTTCCTTTTATATGTCTGTTTGGCAGCTTAATGCTCCTCTTCAGGTTTGCCCTGGCACTGCAGTGCTGTGCTCTGTCCCCTGACCTGTAGGCGGCATTGCGGTCTCTGATGAGATGCCGGACCTCGCTGGTCATCCAGGGTTTCTGGTTCGGGAAAACAAGggtgtgttttttaacagtgaCGTTTTCAGCACATAATGAAATGTAGGAAAGTATAGTATGTGTTTACTCCTCTAGGTCGTGGCCCTCAAATAGAAGCAGTCCTGTAGCTGGGAGAGGGCATCCTCAGGCCAagtgttgatgtgttttgtgATGGGTTTGGATTTCCTCCTGAGGAGGGTTTAGGCTGGTATGAGATGCAGTGACAGACGGTCAGACTGTGGCACTGCTCTGTATGCATGTTTGATGTTAAATACACATGATCTAGTATGGTGGCACATTTCACATATTGGGTGAAATTGGGAAGAACAGACTTTAGGCTCGCCTGATTGAAATCACCAGCTATTATGTTTAGCTCGTCAGGATGAGCCCTCTGCTGGTTGCTAATGGCACTGTGAAGGTGGGTGAGGGCTAAGCTAATGTTAGCGTCCGGAGGTATGTAAACAGCTGTGATAGTTACTACTGTTAGCTCTCCAGGAAGGTAGAACGGGCAGCAGATAACCATCAGAGCTTCAAGATGTGGAGACCAGTAACTGTCCATAATTCGGCCCAGTGAGCACCAGTCATTGTTTATGTATATGCACAAACTGCCTCCTCTGCTCTTACCAGAGTCTCTGTTTGGGTCCTGTTGGTGGGCAGTGTGTCCAGGTAGCTGGACGGCAGCGTCAGGAATCGCGGGGTGAAGCCAGGTTTCAGTCATAATCATCACACAACAGTCACATACAAAGTTTTCGGTACCTATCCGCAGCTCCAGTTTGTTCATCTTGTGTGTGATGGATCTGACGTTGGCCCGATGAGGCTCAAGGTTTGTGTGGCTGCTTCCTCCTTGGTTAGCAATCCAGCTCGACACGCTTCTGCTTCCTCTCACTACGCGTCTACGCTGCTTGTCGGAGCTGACAATCCACGGTGACCCCAGTGGCCTGGAGAGATACGTCGATATGTTATGTGTCTACTTTGAAGACCGATACACAAGCTTTACGTGGCAGAGCTGCCAGGATGAAACATCAGACTcaacaaaatacatacaaaaaagcacaaaacaggAGAGCTAAGAGCTGCTGCACAACCGTGCACCACCATCACCCAATGGCCCAGCCTGCTGGTCCTGTTGGTCTCTGGacaggccaaccctaaccctctcctCCCAGACCTGGATCAGAGCCTCACTGAGCTCCTGGACAGTCTGTGGTGGTACTCAGCCCAGGACCCACTGCACCAGGAGATAACATGTGAAATCACTTGGActtaataaaacacagaaacatatcttataaataataaacagcagaataatCACGGAGGTCTGGATTCTCTCTAAACTGCTTCACAGAAACTTGACTCTTTCTACATGAACTGAAATTCATCTTTATAAGAGCTGAACAGAAAGGATGAGAAATAGGATTATTTGATGGATCCTCAATCTTTATAAGATCATATTTGATTATCAGGTTATAGAACTGAAGTGtattgtgtgttcatgttgtacAGCTGTTCTCCTGACTGCAGAGATGAAGCGTTTATACCTAAtcactggaggagctggaggagctggaggagctgctcTTACTGTCGGACGTTCAGTGCTCATCTGGTGGTTTGTGGTGAGTAGCGCTTCCTGTTAACAGTGAgggacatttttacatttcctttCCACTGTGTGAGAGttttacacacagaaaacattcagaCTTCAACCTGGATTTACTGCTGCTCTTTATATGACTGTCATTTCTACAAGTTACTctgaataaatcatgacatctttgttctttcttcttctgcccTCCAGAGTGATCATTCTGCTCCACCTCCAAATACATCATATCAACTCAGCACGGTTCCTGAAGCTGTTGATGACATGTATGAAGGCTGCAAAGGGGAAATGGAGAAGGTCAACgacagaaacatttaaagaagcCTGGAAACATGCCGAACAATgttcaaacaaacaaccaaacccAGAAGATAAGGCTCTCACCAAGATCCACATGCAGGCAATCTGTGCTTATACATCTAACATTACTTATGATGAATTCAATAAAGCAGTCCGGACCGGTAAGAACATCTACGGCAGCTCCTTCAAATTCCACTATTTACACTTCTGGCTGACTACTGCCATACAAACCCTGAATAACAATCAACGCTGTCACATTACGTACAGAAAAACCAAATCTGTGTTCAGCGGCAACGTTAGCGACATCATCCGGTTTGGTTCGTTTGCCTCCAGCTCTTTCAGAACAAACCTTACTAAATATGGTAGCGAGACTTGCTTTCAAATAGAGACGTGTTCAGGAGCCTATCTGAAGGATTATCCAGATAGTGGaacagatgaggaggaggtgctCATCCCTCCCTATGAAACATTCAATATAACCCAAATTATTGAAGGTAAGGGTGAATTTAAACCTCTGCCTGACTGTAAGAAggtctttattttaaaaaatgcaggaGTTATAAGTGAGCTTAACTGCAAACTAATGAGAGAGCAGAGTTTCCTCCAACTGATGCAGAACATGTAATAAAATGAGCTTAGTTGTGTAAACttgataaatcaataaataaatgtataaatgattaAAGTGCTGTAGTGAAGTCAGTGACGGNNNNNNNNNNNNNNNNNNNNNNNNNNNNNNNNNNNNNNNNNNNNNNNNNNNNNNNNNNNNNNNNNNNNNNNNNNNNNNNNNNNNNNNNNNNNNNNNNNNNNNNNNNNNNNNNNNNNNNNNNNNNNNNNNNNNNNNNNNNNNNNNNNNNNNNNNNNNNNNNNNNNNNNNNNNNNNNNNNNNNNNNNNNNNNNNNNNNNNNNCatctctaccatcctctaccatcctataccatcctataccatcctctaccatcctataccatcctataccatcctatacatcttattccatcctataccatcctatacatcctctaccatcctctaccatcctatacattcctctaccatcctactaccatcctctaccaccctataccatcctataccatcctctaccatcctataacatcctatacatcctctaccatcctataccatcctataacatcctctaccatcctataccatcctctatcATCCTATACACATCCTATACCATGCTCTACCATCTCTCTAATctcatcctataccatcctataccatcctctaccatcctataccatcctataccatcctatacatcctattcCATCcttataccatcctatacatcctctaccatcctctaccatcctatacat from Scomber scombrus chromosome 16, fScoSco1.1, whole genome shotgun sequence includes the following:
- the LOC133996707 gene encoding LOW QUALITY PROTEIN: T-cell ecto-ADP-ribosyltransferase 1-like (The sequence of the model RefSeq protein was modified relative to this genomic sequence to represent the inferred CDS: inserted 2 bases in 1 codon; added 52 bases not found in genome assembly); translation: MSPLLVANGTVKANPNPLLPDLDQSLTELLDSLWWYSAQDPLHQEITSVLLTAEMKRLYLITGGAGGAGGAALTVGRSVLIWWFVSDHSAPPPNTSYQLSTVPEAVDDMYEGCKGEMEKVNDXETFKEAWKHAEQCSNKQPNPEDKALTKIHMQAICAYTSNITYDEFNKAVRTGKNIYGSSFKFHYLHFWLTTAIQTLNNNQRCHITYRKTKSVFSGNVSDIIRFGSFASSSFRTNLTKYGSETCFQIETCSGAYLKDYPDSGTDEEEVLIPPYETFNITQIIEGKGEFKPLPDCKKVFILKSQRNNVSNLNCKVAN